In Salvia miltiorrhiza cultivar Shanhuang (shh) chromosome 4, IMPLAD_Smil_shh, whole genome shotgun sequence, the DNA window TAAAATCGTGTCCGAACATATAGTATTAATTTCGAAATAATAGGAGATATGGCGATGTAGGGCCAGGGAACTTTAGGTATACTTTTGTAGGAGGAAGtaagaagaataagaataaaGGGGCCTTAATCCGGCCCATCACAAAAAGTTTCCCatatttgcattttttttatttgtgatgATAAGAGAAAATTGAACTTTTTAGGTGTGGGCGTATTTACCTCTTTATACACACAAGATCTTGTTGCACCTCAAATTCTCTCATCAACATCTATATGGAGTATGGGgtgacccccccccccccccaaaaaaaaaaaaaaacaacacacacacacaaaatagaaaaaataaatccaTAACTTTGGGCCGTGTATTTTAAAATGTGTAGTTTATCACACAGTTTACACATGCAACCAACGATAAATGTGGTGCAAGCGtgttttattaaatgggatatGATATGAACTCAATGAGATAATTGATTAGGAGACAAATTTGATGGAGGATTATACAGgcttgaataataataataataataataataataataatagtagtagtagtaataataataataatagtttgTGGGTTGTCTTAAGGTAGTAGAGCGAAAAAATGACTCCTCACTTGAAGAAAcatgtatatatacacaccaaaataataattgagTATCTTGAATACGTGCATTTATAAAAGTGAGTTTATATGGACATTTACCTAAACAAGTAGCTTTTTTTACTACATTGATGATACTCCAAACCATCCCGAATTTATactataaatattagttcaggTTGGCAGGAACgtatgaaaattataaatttataaaataaaatatggagtattaaatttataaaaagctataataaatgtaatatttgtTTCCTAAAACAAATTCTTGATATGATATTaacaatatataaaattaacaaaacaaTGTCATGgacgattattattattattattattaaattattttagggCATAATGTATTTcactatttaaataaaatcaagtcaatatattcaaaaataaattaatgcatattaggtaataattaattaatcaaacataatataaCTAATTTACTTTATATAAAGAAATAATGTATAACTATTAAGGAAAGAGAGtatgaaatttgaaatataaatttcTTTCCATAAAATTCAGTCAAGAGtataaatatcaaaatatattttaattaatgataatttactaaaatattctattatatttatacatagTAGTATATACGAATAGATTTATCCTTTTTATTTTAccaaaaaaagtaattaaattcttgaaaagGGACCAAATCGAAAAAAAAGGTGGATTCTTGATGTCAGGGGTATTTCCGGGAATCAACTCTTTCAATCTGCCCAACTGTTAACAGGTGATGAAATTTATCTCATCATTCAATCATGATTAAGACTTTCAAAAAGttggagaaaagaaaagaaaaaaatagggaATCAGATTTCATTATAGAAACAGATGACTCCAGTTTTCTTACGTGGAAATAAACAACTGGAAAACATGTTCAAAAAAATCTTGGCAACTATGCAGCTttctttcattttaatttaaaagcTAATTTTGCATCAACTTCACTTTCACACATTGTGAAatctaatttcttattttaaattgtttccaaattattatatttgtgtgtatatatatacagacATCGAAAAACAAAGATGTGCCGTGGCAGGAATTTTACAGAGAGTTGGCATATAGCTATGGCCACCCTTTGCAGGgttcttctcctcctcctcatTTTTTCAGGTTCTTTCTCTTATTTATTAGTAACCtttttaattcttatatatattttttgcatTTCAATTTCAAGAAAAGATGGGATTTTTTGAGTTTTGCATGGgaagttctctctctctctctctctctctctttgtgaGAGGTAATTAAACAGAAAGAAAAGAATAAGTGAATTCTTGGAATTTGATGTTTTAAGTGATTCTGTGGTGTTTGATGGAGTGAGTTTTGCTTTGATCAGACAGCACGGAGTGTTTATTTTCAAATCCTCAGAATTATAAATcaatgaaaataattatttttatctatttatttaataagTGTAAAATGAATTGTATGTTGTGACAGTAGATGCTTGCTGATATTTGCacacaaaatccatagatttCTGTTTTGGGATAGCATCTGTGATTCATTGCTAGTAGCATTTGATTCTTTGTTGATTGAAGTAGTGAAGTAATTTCTGTTTTGAGATAGCATCTGTGATTCTTGCAAAGTAGACAGTTTAATTTCTCTTCATTTATTGTCCTGTCATCAATATTTTCTTAGATTCATTCCATTTGCTATTTACCAAGAAAATCTTGCAAAGTTGACACCCTttgttcattcatttttctctcattactctgtgtgtgtgtgtgtgttagatTCATTCTATTTACTAAATTTACCAAGCAAATCTTGCTAAGTTGACAGTTTTTGTACATACATTAGAATACTTATTAGTtccatgtgtgtgtgtgtgtgtgtgtgttagatTCATTTGTTAGCATCCGTGGGGTCGGAGTGGGAATCAACTACGGGCAGATCGCCAACAATCTCCCCGCCCCATCACGCGTGGCCTTCCTCTTGAGCTCTCTCAACATAAGCAGAGTGAAGCTCTACGACGCAGATCCAACCGTGCTCTCAGCATTCGCCAACACAGACGTGGAGTTTGTGATCGGCCTAGGCAACGAGTACCTGCAGAAGATATCCGATCAGGCCCAAGCTCAGGCCTGGGTCGAGCAGCACGTGAAGCCCTACACATCCCAGACGAAGATCAGGTGCATCACCGTTGGGAACGAGGTCCTCACGGGCAACAACACGCAGCTCATGTCGTACCTCCTCCCTGCTATGCAGTCAGTGAATGCTGCTGTCACCAATCTGGGGCTAAGCAAGGAGATATACGTGACCACGGCCCACTCATTCGCCATCCTCAGCAGCTCGTTCCCGCCCTCTGCAGGTGCATTCAGGCAGGACCTTGCAGagtacatccaaagcattctcAATTTCCACACACAGACTCACTCACCCTTCCTCATAAATGCTTACCCCTTCTTTGCTTATAAGGACAGCCCTGACGAGATCTCACTTAGCTACGCGCTCTTCCAGCCTAGCCAGGGAATGGTAGACTCCAACACGAACTTGCACTATGACAACATGTTGTATGCACAGATTGATGCTGTTTATGCAGCCATCAAGGCAATGGGGCATACTGATATTCAAGTTAAGGTATCTGAGACGGGGTGGCCGTCTAAAGGGGATGCAGACGAGGTAGGGGCTACCCCGGAGAATGCTAGGTTGTACAACGGTAACTTGCTCAAACGGGTACAGCAGGATCAAGGCACCCCAGGTAAGCCATCAGTGCCAGTCGACATCTATGTGTTTGCGCTGTTTAATGAGGATTTGAAGCCCGGCCCTGTCTCTGAACGGAACTATGGGCTGTTCTATCCCGATGGCACTCCTGTGTACAATGTGGGACTCCAAGGCTATCTTCCTCGTATGGAATATTCGTGTTCGAAGAGAAATGTGAGTTTGTATTTGCTTGTGTTAGGTATATAATATTTGTCTATGATGCTATAGGTGACCTGTTTgaattgattgattgattgattcTTGTTTCTTGCTTGCAGGGGATGCGTTTCTTGAACTTATTGCTCGTTCCCGTTGCATTATTTCTGCGTTTTCTATAGCAAGAACGAGCGTATTGTGTTATCTACAAGTCTGAAAATGATGGAGAGAACAAGGAAGCTTTCAAAATCCTTTGCCTTGGATAACTTCGCAGGTAATGAGGTTTATGTTGTTATATTAAAATAGATATAATTATACAGTGTCTAAAAATGTGGATGAAaatgatgcagttgataagaaCATGACTGAACCACAATGAGTTTTTTTTTGATGACCTAAATGATAAGATAAGATTGCTTGGCATTATTGTTTAGTAGATAACATATA includes these proteins:
- the LOC131021747 gene encoding glucan endo-1,3-beta-glucosidase 14-like, which translates into the protein MCRGRNFTESWHIAMATLCRVLLLLLIFSDSFVSIRGVGVGINYGQIANNLPAPSRVAFLLSSLNISRVKLYDADPTVLSAFANTDVEFVIGLGNEYLQKISDQAQAQAWVEQHVKPYTSQTKIRCITVGNEVLTGNNTQLMSYLLPAMQSVNAAVTNLGLSKEIYVTTAHSFAILSSSFPPSAGAFRQDLAEYIQSILNFHTQTHSPFLINAYPFFAYKDSPDEISLSYALFQPSQGMVDSNTNLHYDNMLYAQIDAVYAAIKAMGHTDIQVKVSETGWPSKGDADEVGATPENARLYNGNLLKRVQQDQGTPGKPSVPVDIYVFALFNEDLKPGPVSERNYGLFYPDGTPVYNVGLQGYLPRMEYSCSKRNGMRFLNLLLVPVALFLRFL